The sequence TGATGCACCTACTCAACTTGTTAAGCCACGTGAGAGGAACACGAGGCATGAATATTTTCCATACGCCAAATTATAGAACTTATTGAATTGGTCGTTGTTGTAACTTAGAAAGCTTTCTTTATCTAATTAGCATTCTTATTATTACCTTTTGCAGATATGTTGATGCGGTCATGACAATTCCAAAAGGCACTCTGTTCCCCATGTGTGGAATGAATTTGGCATTCGACCGTGAGCTTATTGGACCTGCAATGTACTTTGGGCTCATGGGTGATGGTCAGCCCATTGGTCGTTATGACGATATGTGGGCCGGCTGGTGTACCAAGGTAATTATCTTTTCTTTCTGCAATTATGTTAACTTGCTAAGATGGAAAACTGGTTAGTCAGTAAATCCCAAGATTACCTTATGATggcttttttttttggttgaagcAATTTGGTTGAATGAAAGAATCCTAACATAGAATATGTGTTTTGTAGGTGATATGTGACCATTTGGGACTGGGTATCAAGACTGGTCTACCCTACATATGGCACAGCAAAGCGAGCAATCCTTTTGTTAACCTTAAAAAGGAGTACAAAGGCATCTACTGGCAAGAAGAGATCATTCCATTTTTCCAGTCTGCAACTCTTCCTAAAGATTGCACAAGTGTTCAGCAGTGCTATATCGAACTGTCAAAACAGGTCAAGGACAAACTTTCCAAGGTAGATCCTTATTTCACCAAGCTAGCGGATGCCATGGTTACGTGGATTGAAGCCTGGGATGAGCTCAACCCCACTGGCGAAGGCTTGACTAAGCTATCCATCTCAAATGGCCCGGCAAAGTAGAGGTTCCATTTAGCTTATGGTCCTCTTTGTTTTATTGCGTTGAGTTGAGCTGGTTACAGTTTTTATCTATCtattttacttgtttaattttgaTCTAGGATTCACTTTTATGTAGACTCTAGGCTCTAGCTTTTTGCTACCCTTGCAGAGgttgtattattatttatttgttgaaTTTAATTCCAGACTTGAGAGTTcagaatattcatatttattccttTGAGTGAAAAAGTTTCTATGCCCTCTAGCTTTTTGGTATCTCCATTGTGCTACCTACTTTGTTCACTGGACGAGTTCAGTTATTGAAATATGCGTGTTTTTATGCTAAGTGCTGGGCTTATACGATGCTGATAAATTGCAGCCTATAAACTGAAGCAGCTGTAGGATGCAACATATCGGTAACTAGCCATCCTATTATCTATTGCGGTGGCTATCAACCTACTGTGTTGTTCCTGTATTATTCAGACTTGGGACTGGTTTCTTGAGGTTGGTTATGTTTCTATGAAATTCACATAGAAGCGCTGAgtgaaacacacacacacacacacaggtCTCAATATTACGAATTAGAGGGGTGGAGATTTTATGCGTGTTCTCATTATGAGTGAATGAGATTGGATGATTCTGAATAATTGTAATTTAGCAGGGCTCCAACCTCAACTCTTTTTATGATAATTGGATTGAAATTTGACCAGTACAACGCCTCAATTTCCTTATTTTGATGAATTCCTACCTTCCTTTGGGAACTTAACCCCAAAAATAGGGGTTCAATTTAAGCCCAAACCCATCCAACCCACCAAGAGATTAATGGATTgagttacaaatattttagctCATGAGTCAATTTAGGCTGAGCCCAAGTAAACTCATTAGTTTTTATAACCCATTAAGCAGCCCAAATACAACCCATGAAACTCGCTCAAAACAAAGGGATCTCAACCCAACTTATCTAGAAATTTATTTAGTTGCcctaaatttactttttttttaaaaaaaattgtattttcaattttctgttattttgtttttctgcaACCCCCAACCCCGCAAACCccctaaaaaaaaaattcctcaaaattttttttacttttttttttttgtattttcaggtttcagttttttaatttttctgcaccacccaccacCCTAACCCCCTCCCCCGCGCAAACcccctcaatttttttttttactttttgttttcgtattttcagtttttagttttctgtttttttttgtttttctgcaccactCACCCACTCCAACCCCCACCCCTACccgcaaaatatttttcaacttacACATTTTAAGGTACAAGGCTTTTTTATGTAAGATGAGCATGGTTCTAAAATATGGGTCAAGTTGGCTGGGTTGGGTTATGACCCTattgtttagcccatcttgacccaacTCATCTTTGCCCAAGTACACTTTGGGCTGGATTGGGCAATGACTCATTTATTGACCTAACCCATCTTGACTCGCCCAAATTCAGCCCAACCCATCCATTTGCCACCCCTGcccaaaaatcaaaatcataGTGTTATATTCAACTGAATGCCTAGTTTGATATCAGATGGACCAAGACTTCTGGTAACAATTCTAGCCTTTTTGACATCATTCTAGatagaaaactcaaaaataatgATTAAGACAACTAAAGATTTGAGGTACAGAATTAGCTAAAATCTAAGTACTGGTTAAATTGTTGAAGGCataaggctcacttccacatcTATACAACCCAAAAGATGGTTCAAAtggcacgggctagccagtttttgggtcgttcattcaaaaatagccagcatttgcaaagttattaaaaaatagccactattttgctgtaacagagaccagtctagcataatataccggagatcggtgcacctgtgaatgaacttccagcatattattctggaactccaacacgccgaaagttccagcataatatactggagattggagcacatgtatatgaatttcaaacatattatactggaccggtatattatactagaactccagtatattatgttggagtattttttggattttgaacagtgttttcatttttatatgaaaagtggctaaatttcgattatatttgaaactgtggctatttttgaatgaccacttgtaaatctggctatttttgaatttctcccaaagAGATCGTGATAGGCAAACACTCTATTTCCGGGGGATTtacatctatacccgctttttgggtcacgttttaacttgtgcccgctttgcaaaaaaaattgcaagcgtattcactttttcgcgtaacttcaacATACggagctgaagtagcaaagacaatcacgcaaaacttcagcattctagtagacgagcctgaagtagcaagtgtgctgaagtttttgtttgtaattgcattaaataagctgaagttttttttttttgtcctggattcattagttttgtcattaagctttttcaaaaatttcagcagaagatgctgaagttatttagttcatttataaaaacttcagcactaaataagctgaagttttttttgtcctggataagctttttcaaaaatttcagcagaagatgctgaagttctttagttcatttgtaaaaacttcagcactaaaagctgaagttttttttgtcctggattcattagttttgtcattaagctttttcaaaaacttcagcagaagatgctgaagttatttagttcatttgtaaaaacttcagcactatataagctgaagtttttgaaaaagctttctaacatactagataaataatcagattgccaacagtatctaaatcataatggaaacaataaacatgaaaagaacagaattatcattgtctactaacttacgtacgtggaaatattcacaaattattatctattaacttacgtaattatttataatttatttttaaataatctgataaacatatttatggcaatcatcccatgaactgaagtttcatagcagtaccaacaacaacagaagaaagaagaagaagaagaagaagaagaagaagaagaaaaaaacgaaggaggaggagaaagggagctgaagttgtttaaaaagtggatacaagttaaaacttttaaaaaatgggtataggttaaatgggggcgaccaaataaggcGCCCTGTGCAATTTTTACTCTATTTTCCAAGCGAACTCTGAACATACTTACATATCCAGTGTGGATCGGGGCCTAGTCATGTTTGGTCCACAACGAGCATCTAACACAAGAAATACCACTAAAATTGCGATGCAACTCAAAATTGCAagcaaaataagataaaaaacTGTTACTCCCCAGGAGAGAAGTGGAAGAAGGCTCACCACGCTATGATAATCTTATACAAGGTGGAATCAATTTAATATATGACCCTTATTCAAGATTCTATTGTAAACGGCCTATTCTATCTTCAGATTatactgagtatgttgttgttgttgacccCTAGTCAAGATTCAGTAGACTTGGCCTAAGAAAAGAGCAATCGTATATACTTAAGGGCTAAAAATAGAGGTGTACATAAGTCGGGTTGGTTCAGATTTTAtaattaccaaatcaaaccaattgtgtcgggttattaaatctaaagaccaaccaaaccaataaaactcgggtttttctATCTCGttttttctcgggttttcgggATATTTGGATTTTTTCGGATTCTTTTTCgataaaatcttcgtagaacaaaacatataacttgtgctcaaaatatttctttaatcctagtaagatgcatccatataaaatatttttcaagaaaataatataaaatatgagatgtgtcatagcattatcctaaaatattcaacaatgaagacaataaaattatgtaatataaatattggtaattaaaaagccataataaaaataaacataatctaaaagtactaagtcatgttaAAATAAGTATAGTAATAAGAGATtattaattacatgattaaacgctaaagaaaaaataaaaataggttatgcatttttatccaaaattattgcaaaacaaaaaatagatattcgaTACATTcccgttcgtagtattgaattgaatgtcttttgttagcattagtattgatttgattttggtttgtgcttttgttagcattatttaatttattaatattaatggctataaaatttattggaacattcaaaagttctaagtccaatcttgaaataataccttaaaagataaaattatgaaattttttaagaaatatttataaattacatcacaataaatatatttatatattaaatatatctaaaatttctatatatataatgtcgggttggtttgatttcggtttgactttctttggttaaaaccaaaccaaaccaattatggtcggattttttttccaacaccaaaccaaaccataattgggttttttttctcggtttgacttgAATTATCGGGCTGGtgcggtttcctttgtacacccctagctaAAAAATAACATATTGTCTCTTACAAAGAGCAGAAGCGTTGCATTTAGAGAAAGAAGAGAGCTTGTCAATGAGGTCCGAGTTTCTTCCTTTTAtgtcaattaaaaaaaaaaaaagacgatCTTGCGAGTTAAACCAAATACTAGCTTTCTTATTGTAGTTTGTAGCGATTCCAATATTTTGGGCTTTTTATTACTCCCAACCCCAGAGACCCTAGAGAAAAAGGGTCGCTGTTGGACTAATTGTTGAAAAGCAACTAAAAGTCACTAGGAAACCAAAAATGGCCCATACAGGCCTCGAACCAACGACTTTCGCGTTATTAGCACGAcgctctaaccaactgagctaATCGACCACTTGCTCTATATCTTGCATATGATATAATAAGATGCAGAGCATCTTATGATTTATTTAGCTTCGAATTGGATAATCTAAAATTGATTTAATCTTTTGATTATTCATTAGTTATATGCTCGTCCACTAACAATACAAAAGAAAATTGCACCATTAAGtcacttaaaaataattttattaataatcttatataaaaatagaaaacaatCTTTCATATATTTGTCAAATTTTACTGATTATGTGAGAATATCTTTAAATGTCAATGCATATaacataaattcttattttactgTTGCTCCACTTTTTCCCACTCTTTTCTATCTGCTGGATCCTACGCCATCGCAAAAAGAGTAATGCATTTATGTTGTATTATAGACTCAAATGTGTGTTGTATGAATAGAAGGCATGTTGGGAGAAAGTTATTAGTATTAATTCGGTAATACCGTACATCTAAAAGGTAATATTAGTACTTAATTCTAGCATTAATTAGTCAAATCAATTAATTGCACCTTTATTTAAAATTAGTTGAGGTTGGCTATACTCACACAGGATTTATCAGCAATTAATCTATTGTCAATAAGAGGAAAGAGGGATTTATACTCCTATTGTCAAGATGATACTGCATTGCAATAACTTAAAAATTTATACAAACCTATCTTGCACCAAGATCCGACCCCTACATGCATTATACTATATGCACTAATATATAAATGATCATGAATTGCATTTATAGAGTCTTCCATTTAATATTATACAAAGGTGTTGGTGACTTAATTAACTTCACGGGAAAAGGTTGCGAGTAAATTTTATCGGTGGTCATTTAACTTTGTGTTTGTAatacaaaaattattttcctatttttatcacATAAATATCATTCAACTTTGAGTGAGTTTGTAACAAGaaattacttttttattttttgtcacaTAAAAGTCATCCACTTTGGCCAAGTTAATTAAAAATTAGACATCAtctgaatttttatattttataccgAAAATATGACATGATACTTCAAAATATAGTTGTTTAgcttaataaaaaatattaaaggtAATAGATTAATTTTAAATACCTCTCACATATTTCTCTTCGTAATATTACTCTCCCTTGTGGTTTATGAAATGGCGTTTATCTGCATACTTTGATTTCTTTATAATAATTCGAAGCCATGGGGAACATACCGAGCCCGTAGATTTTGTGTTTCTCATTAAATTATTTGATGCTCTAACAATCACTCTTCTACTAATTCCAAAAGGTATTTTTGATCAGATGACGAGAAAATAACTGCAACAATATGatggtaaaaaaaaagaaaagaagaaagtatttttgtaatttttttaaacaAACGAGTATAAATTAAAAAGGGTGAATTGGTCAAATCGTATTTTTTACATTAATGATGATGAGTtaacaaaattattataaaataatcaagtaagaaAAGTAAACATAATATTCATAAACCACAATTGAGATTAGCGAAATTTGAAAGGAGGTTTTCAAATTATCCCAAATATAACTAACTTATTTTGgaatatatgttatatttttggTATAAAATAGAAATTTCGGGTGATGTTTACTTTTTGGTTACCTTGTCCAAAGTTGAATAACTTTTATatgataaaaaataacaaaaaaaattaaaattaaataatttttatatgacgaaaaagaaataaaaaaaattgactttTGTATTACAAAGTCAAAGTTGAATGACTACCGCCGAAAGTTACTCAAAGGGCAGCTCTCTGTTTTACTTTGCCAATAATTTTTTCAGACGTTTTTTCCCGTCAGACGTAAAACGTTGGCATTCATTAATATTTATACAAGCTGTTTTCCCTTAGATGTAAAACATTGATATTCATTAAAAATTTCAGACTCTTTCCTCAAATGTAAAGCATTGATAATCATTAAAATTTTCAGAGACTGTTTTCTCTCAGATGCAAATTGTTGGCATCCTTATAATGGACTTGTCCCAAGCTATtattgtttacctcgaaaaatgtaagtaacaattaaatgtgatttgtggttttaaagatatgtaatttattccaatactagtgaatatacaagtaatacTAAACTTGagtaagaagaattgatgaaccaaaccagtATCGTTAGAGCAATAGGAGTCTCGAGCTCAATTATCTCAGGGGTCTCGAGGTGAGTTAAGAACAATAAAGTATGAactataaagtaaaaataataaagctgaagaacaatTGTGAAGCAGTGTAAACGAGAAAAGCAGAGTAGAATGTTCTATTGCAGTGAATGAGATgatctttacaaatgattggggtcccctttatataggagggaaaacCCTAATATGGTACATTTCCAATTATGGTAAAGAATTTTATTGGTACAGTTGTATAACAACATAGTACAGACTTGTACTATTCCGTATAAATCTTACACCATAATTTATGCCCTGACccacgtgtccttgagaaatttCCGTTCTTTCTTGAGTGTCATCGAAATTGTACTGCCCCGGAGGCAGATCATGATGGGTC is a genomic window of Nicotiana tabacum cultivar K326 chromosome 16, ASM71507v2, whole genome shotgun sequence containing:
- the LOC107810758 gene encoding putative UDP-arabinopyranose mutase 2, with translation MAGGSMAPTPLLKDELDIVIPTIRNLDFLEMWRPFFQPYHLIIVQDGDPSKIIKVPEGFDYELYNRNDINRILGPKASCISFKDSACRCFGYMVSKKKYIYTIDDDCFVAKDPSGKDINALEQHIKNLLCPSTPHFFNTLYDPYREGADFVRGYPFSMREGAPTAVSHGLWLNIPDYDAPTQLVKPRERNTRYVDAVMTIPKGTLFPMCGMNLAFDRELIGPAMYFGLMGDGQPIGRYDDMWAGWCTKVICDHLGLGIKTGLPYIWHSKASNPFVNLKKEYKGIYWQEEIIPFFQSATLPKDCTSVQQCYIELSKQVKDKLSKVDPYFTKLADAMVTWIEAWDELNPTGEGLTKLSISNGPAK